One genomic segment of Erysipelotrichaceae bacterium 66202529 includes these proteins:
- a CDS encoding sporulation protein has translation MLSIDKNQVMIEHYRELTLVSETRIQVTMKAYRITIDGEQLHVLALGKDEILLEGSVQNLAFAYEK, from the coding sequence ATGCTTTCCATAGATAAGAATCAGGTCATGATAGAACATTACAGGGAGCTGACCCTGGTAAGTGAAACGAGAATACAGGTGACGATGAAGGCCTACCGTATTACGATTGACGGGGAGCAGCTGCATGTGCTGGCACTGGGAAAGGATGAGATCCTGCTGGAGGGCAGCGTGCAGAATCTGGCGTTCGCATATGAAAAATAG
- a CDS encoding ABC transporter permease subunit, with amino-acid sequence MNKTLFRMEWKYTWKLLLIFLAILTMYFTIMLTMFDPALGSALAEFEKLMPEMMAAVGMSGSGATLVDFFSTYLYGMIMIMFPFLFSVILSLRLLVKKVDNGSMAYLLCSGEKRSRVWLSQLCVLLSALFLLIAYCVVLGIVCSAIMFPGDLDITAFLRLNLGCLLLQTALAAICFLASSMLNEYRHAALAGAGIGIVFILIQMLANMKGDLEILQYATILTLFDTAGLIANEAQAWGRLGALLLIAVICLIAARQSFLRRDLSL; translated from the coding sequence ATGAATAAAACCCTGTTTCGTATGGAATGGAAATACACATGGAAGCTGCTTTTGATCTTTCTTGCGATCCTGACCATGTATTTTACGATTATGCTGACGATGTTTGATCCTGCACTCGGTTCTGCGCTGGCAGAGTTTGAAAAGCTCATGCCCGAGATGATGGCTGCGGTTGGAATGAGTGGCTCTGGTGCGACGCTTGTGGACTTTTTCTCCACCTATCTGTATGGAATGATCATGATTATGTTTCCGTTTCTGTTCTCTGTCATTCTCTCGCTGCGGCTGCTTGTGAAAAAGGTGGATAACGGCAGTATGGCATATCTGCTATGCAGTGGAGAAAAGCGAAGCCGCGTATGGCTGAGCCAGCTGTGTGTACTGCTGAGTGCCCTGTTTCTGCTGATTGCATATTGCGTTGTGCTCGGTATTGTATGTAGCGCCATCATGTTTCCAGGTGATCTGGACATCACTGCCTTTCTCCGTTTGAATCTGGGCTGTCTGCTGCTGCAGACGGCGCTTGCTGCTATCTGCTTTCTGGCATCCTCCATGTTAAATGAATACCGGCATGCCGCATTAGCCGGTGCTGGCATCGGTATTGTCTTTATCCTGATTCAGATGCTTGCCAATATGAAGGGTGATCTGGAGATTCTGCAATATGCAACGATTTTAACGCTCTTTGATACAGCGGGACTGATTGCCAATGAGGCGCAGGCATGGGGGCGTTTAGGTGCCTTGCTGCTTATCGCTGTTATCTGTCTGATCGCTGCCAGACAGAGCTTTCTGCGCAGGGATCTGTCTTTATAA
- a CDS encoding 30S ribosomal protein S21 produces MPKVVLKENEVLDDALRRFKRQVSRNGTLAEARKREFYVKPGVRRKLKSEAARKARRGK; encoded by the coding sequence ATGCCGAAAGTAGTACTTAAAGAAAACGAAGTTCTTGATGATGCTTTACGTAGATTCAAACGTCAAGTGTCAAGAAATGGAACCCTTGCTGAAGCTCGCAAAAGAGAGTTTTACGTAAAACCTGGCGTTCGTCGTAAATTAAAGTCAGAAGCTGCGCGTAAAGCACGTCGTGGAAAATAG
- a CDS encoding ATP-binding cassette domain-containing protein produces MQIIEIERLSRDYGEGRGIFDISFSIAEGEVFGFLGPNGAGKTTTIRHLLGFLKAKQGEARIFGRDCWKQADVITKELGYIPGEINLLNEMSGDEFLKFMARYRNMKGSGRTQELLERFELTPTGSIRRMSKGMKQKLGIVAAFMHDPKVLILDEPTSGLDPLMQNAFVELIQEEKKRGKTILMSSHMFEEVEKTCDRIGIIRQGHMAAIEDTATLQKNKTKTYILTFANPSQTKRFLKEKLQMKQVSELCVHVYVRDDLMHLLHALASYELQDLNVATQSLEDIFLQYYGEKGEHHE; encoded by the coding sequence ATGCAAATCATTGAAATAGAGCGTCTCAGCCGCGATTATGGAGAGGGTAGGGGAATCTTCGATATTTCCTTTTCCATCGCTGAGGGCGAGGTTTTCGGCTTCCTGGGGCCAAATGGAGCAGGGAAGACAACGACAATCCGACATCTGCTTGGCTTTCTGAAGGCAAAGCAGGGAGAGGCCCGTATATTTGGCAGGGATTGCTGGAAGCAGGCAGATGTGATTACGAAGGAGCTTGGCTATATTCCCGGTGAAATCAATCTGTTGAATGAAATGAGCGGAGATGAATTTCTGAAATTTATGGCACGCTACCGGAATATGAAGGGCAGTGGACGAACACAGGAGCTGCTGGAGCGCTTTGAGCTGACACCAACTGGCTCTATACGGCGCATGTCCAAGGGAATGAAGCAGAAGCTGGGCATTGTGGCTGCCTTTATGCACGATCCCAAGGTGCTGATTCTGGATGAGCCTACCAGCGGACTGGATCCACTGATGCAAAATGCATTTGTGGAGCTGATTCAGGAGGAGAAGAAAAGAGGAAAAACGATTCTGATGTCTTCACATATGTTTGAAGAGGTGGAAAAGACCTGTGATCGTATCGGTATCATACGGCAGGGACACATGGCTGCCATTGAAGATACCGCCACGTTGCAGAAAAATAAGACAAAGACCTATATTCTCACCTTTGCAAATCCATCCCAGACAAAGCGCTTTTTGAAGGAAAAGCTGCAAATGAAGCAGGTCAGTGAGCTGTGTGTGCATGTCTATGTGCGTGATGATCTCATGCACCTGCTGCATGCTTTGGCATCCTATGAGCTTCAGGATCTGAATGTGGCAACCCAAAGCCTGGAGGATATCTTCCTGCAGTATTACGGAGAGAAAGGAGAGCATCATGAATAA